The nucleotide sequence ccgcgccgaagTAGTTGTCCTCCGTGTGCCAGCAAAACGACGTCAGGCACATTCCTGCGCGACGTGTGGAATAAAAGCCGCGTTAAACTCACCAATGTAGAACCACGGGCTGTTCACGCCGGGGATCACTCGGTCGAAGTAACGCAGCAGAGAGCCGGGGCACTTGGGCAAGTTGCGCATGTTCCACACGTCGGTCTCGGCGGCCGTACCTCTAACATCGACCATCGCATCCTTGAACTCTCGCGAGTACACGTTCAAATCGGTGGCGTATTTAACCACCAGTGAGCCGCTCCCTTTCTTCACCAAGGCCCAGTACATgtgctcgacctgttccACACTCGGGTCCTCGCAGCCGAACAGCTCATTCTTCAAGCTCGTGTCCTCAGCTTTCATGCGCTCGCAGTCCCAGCTATAGCTGGGGTGGGAGAACCCCTGCAATGTGGATTGTGAGGCCGCAAGCGACGAGGTACCTTCCCATTGCAGAGATTCTCAATGCGCTGCTCACGAACCTTGAACTTCACCCTGTCCGTGTCCAGAGGACACGTGCCGCGCCACCCGTCGACAGGCACCACCTTTATCGCGCCATACCGCTCCCCTGTGCGCAATATAACGGTGCGGTGCCGCCAACGTACCCAAGCGGGAGTACTTGTGCCAAAGCTTCACGGGGTCGCGGAACTCCTCAGCATTGGCATAGATCGTCGGCACGTTGACAAACGACGCGTAGTCCATGTGCAACTCCTGGGTCTCCTGGCACAAAAATTAATCCGCAGGGCGCCAAAACATACCAATCGGCTCCGCTTTATGGCAGCCATCGTGTCGCGGTCGGCGCGAGCCTCATGGACAACGTTGAAGTAGGAAGGTCGCCTCGTCGTTCGGGTACTGCGACGGCACGCCTGACCATCACTTCCACTGACATTATCGGCCCCGCAATTGGCTCTTTTCCGCGTGTACTCGGGTTCGAAGCTCGAATCCGACACGGAAGATTTACGTGAGAGCGCCTCCCTCGCCGACACCATCTTATCCGTTTACTTCCGCACAGCTCACACCGGTTGTACTCCCGTACAATTCACTGCAACGTAGGAACCGCAGGGACGCGCCGGCGACTCCGAAGGCAAGCCTCCTGCAGGCAATGTCGATGAGTGTTTTCTAGAATCATACACCTGGATCTGACCATCAGTCAAACCATGTGTAAACGACAGGACTACCAGCAGCCAATTTCTCTGCCAAATACGTCATGTAAATGCGTGCCAAAATGCATAGAAGCAACTAGGGCAGCCCGACGTATCTCAGGGAGCGCCAAATCGGATCCGCCCACGGCGCTGAAAAAACACAGGACCAGCAGCAGTAGTCGAATTTTTACATCGCGAGCATGGATATACCGCATGGAAGATAGTTTCGAGCAACTTCAGTCCCTAATTCCAACCGAAGGCCAACACACCGTCGACACACGCTGGCAAAGCGGACGTCGATAACCTGCCAGAAGTCGCCTGAACATGCGCCGCAGCACAAATCCAGTTTACTAGATATGATTGAGGCCTCAACAACGTCGCTGCATACTGCTGATAGACATGTTAACCTTTTCATGTACCTCAAGGATTCCACAAAAACGAAAAGTCAAAGACCATCAAAGCAAAATTTAATCGGCACATAATAAATGCACGCGTATTGCGCCGGATCCCAAATTTTAACGAGTACATCACCCCTCACTGCAACGGGGTAGCTTCAACCGACGCCAGCAACTCTGGGCGACGAAGCAGCGGATCGCCGAAAAGGTGATTTATGCGCCTGATGATAGCGTTTTTCGTGTGCGCAATACGCTAGTGTTGAGGTGATAATCGTGGAGGAATATTTGTGAGGGTGCGCAAGGGAAGAAGCGCTGTGGCAAACGCATATTCTGGAGGCATGCCATGCGTGACTGCAACAACACACAACAGACGTGCAGAATCAGCAGTATCGCGTTGTGGAAAGGCGATTTTTTCGAGACTAACGGTGTACGTGAGGTATGCCGCTGGTGCAGCTGTAAGGCGCTAGCACACAGCTGGTATGCCGATGTACGCGCGGGGTGCCGAGCTAGTGCGGGGTGGTATTATCTGTTACAAGCAGGGAGGTCCGTCCTCCAAACCGTACGCTCACATCCAGGTTATCAGAGGGAACCAGGGTGCGTTTCTGGGTGGGCACGTATTTGGCCGTGTTGCATGCCAGACATAAAAATTGGGTAATCCCGGGGTACATGCCGAAAAACAAAGTTCACGAATAATGAGTCATAAAACGACCGATTAAACCGCAAAGAGTATCTCTAGGCTGGAAACACCGAAGCACGATGAGAGCGCGCCCATAAAGCACAAAAAGCGACGTCGCACTCGCGGTACGTTGGCAACACTGTCAACCATTAGGGCGATAGATACGTTGTAGTTGGTACGTTAAGTAGCTGTGGAAGTGTAGCAGGAGGCCGTAAGCGCGCAAACGCGCACGGCGGGATGGTTTTTCACTGTATTATAAAGCGGCGGAACGAAGGAGGCGAGGCTCCCGTAGTCTTGACGATTGGTACAATAGGGCACGATAGACCTCAGTTGGTACATGGGTCTCGACGGAAGTCGCAGACGGCTTAAAGCAACCAGAGAAACATAGACAATGGAAGGTGTAGCGCCCCCATAACAACAACAATCCGATATTTGAGGAACAGTCTCTTGCAGCAAACGCTGACATGACACGCCAGTTCAATGACGGTGAATTTAAAAGATCTTCAGGCGTTGTTAGCACGAGGCTCAGCAGGCAGCCTGGAGTCCTCGACGCCGTAAGCGAGGCTAGATATGGCCATCTTGACGTTCCGAACGGAGGCCTCATCCAGCTTGAGCATGTCCGATATGTCGTGGTGCAGAGAAACCATATTCGGTGTGAGCTCTTCGGTCTTCGCGCCTACGAACTCAGTGCTGTCTGCGGTCGTGCAGGCCGACATAACACGCCTCTTGAACATCTCATCCAATTTCTCACCCTCCTTGCCGGGGACCCAAGCTGCAGCGCCGGTGTGCTCCTTCAGAGTGCGAACGGGCGTGTGCACTTCGGTGTTGCAGTAGTTTTGTCCGTCAAAAGCCTTGATTGCATTGGAATCACAGCTGTCCAAAGTTGGCGTCGGTGCGGTCTCCTGATTAAACTCGTCCGCATTCTCGGTAGACGAATGGTCAACGGGCCTGTTCCTGACAACCGGCGATTCAACATCCGTTACTGCCATCTGAAACGTGCGTTCATTCTGTCTAGGCGTCGTGTTCATGcgtttcactgccgtgacGACACCAGCAGGCAACGTCACTGGGGACATCACACTTGTAGGGGTGGCCGCAGAAGTTGAAACCTCAGGAGTCACTTCAGATACAACAGGTTCCGTAGCAACACGCTTAGCACCTTCTCCAGTACCGTCGTATGGCTGGACAGTAGGACGATAAACGCCGTCCTTACCGATGGCTCGGCGGTGCTCAATGGCCATCGCGCGTGCCTCGTAGAACCCGTGACGGCTGACCTTGAAAGCCTTCTTGCGGTTGCGACCCTTCTCGGTCCACCACGCAGTCCACGAATTGTCACTGCGGCAATAGCACACGCCGCGAACCTTCTCGACCTGCGTTGCCATAATGGCGTACTTGTCAGCCTCCAGCAGTCCCGTTGACCGCCCGTTCAACACGACACGCGGCTGCGGTGGTGCAGTTTCGGCAGGCCGCACACGGCCGTATTGGCAGTTCACAGTAATGTTCTTCAGCAAGCTGGCAGCCCTGGGGTCGCTGTCGGGCGAAAAGGGCCTGTCGCCGTAGGTGAACGATCCCCTGCGTCCGTACACCAGAATATCCCGAGGCGTGATGATTGCGTTGGGAACCACTCTTGCTCCAGCGTCCAGGAACGGATTGCTTTCTCCATCGGCAATCCGGTCGTTACCTAGGACGTCGACATTCCCAACGTACACCAGACGGGGACCTGACTTGATGTCGTCGGCATCGGCATACAGATGCGCCATTTGATCAGTTCTACACGCACCGGGTACAGGACGTGGCATGGCAAGGCCGTATGTCGGACGCTTGGTGAGCGGCGAAGAGTGATGCTGGTCGTAGTCCGGATGCATATACGAAGGGTTGGAGACGAAGGCTCGCTTAGCCACAGGTGCGTCCGTCTCGAGAGCCGGATAACAAGGAACCAAAACGGTGCTCCCTGATCCATCGCCGACGTCGTGATAGATGGCACGGGCATCGACCGAATGATCGGCCAATGGAGCTCGGCGCTTGCCGACCCTGGAGGGATGTATTGGCTCGGCGAATGGCGACCCGGAATTGACGTGTCCTGGAGATGGTAACGCTACTGGCGATCTGTGGACGCAATGAGGCGACATCTGGCATTGCATCGTGGCGAGTGCTTGGGGTTGCGCATGTGATGAGTATGTTTCAGAGTGAGCGCCTTGAGAGCAATGTCCTTCAGGGACGCAAACTGGAGAGGAGTGACGATTCTGCGAATAAAACGGCTGAGATTGTGCACTGCCGTCGATGCAAAGCACTGGACGAACATCCAAAGAACCGTCGTATTCCCCAGATTGCTCCGGAAGTTGCAGCTGTGGCCTCACGTGCATCtgcacctgctgctgctgatcTTGGAGTGGGTAGTCGCATACTGCCGGAGCGGCGTGCCCGAGATGCCCGTTGCTACGCATTCGAGGCGCCGGGTGGCAGCCCAACGCAACCGGGAATGAAGGTTGAAGCGCACTTGGAGACGAGTAGCAAGGAGCCATAGCTGGTGACATGACGCCGAGGGAATCCGCCCGAAGAAGGCCAAAATTGTCGTACGTATCCTTCACGCTTCCACCAGAACTGATAGAACCCTCTGCGTTGCCCTGCCATGTCTTAATGCACTTCAACAGATTTCCTATGCTTCCGTTGCTCTCCATACTCGACGTGCCCAACGAGTACACTCCCGTAGGAGCGTGATGGGAGAAGGACTCATTTCCGGAGACGCCATAAGGGCTGTAACTTGAATTGTAATTACCTGACGGGTCGTACATAATTGCTGAAAATCTGTCTTATATGGTACAATACACCGCTATATCCTCAGTCCTCGACCTTTTCAATATATAGTTGAAAAGTTGAATATCCAGAAAATGAGATGGTGAGCTGATCGAAATTCCAAATATTAAGAGACGAGAAGATGATCTTCACGTGATTCGAAGAAGCGATGCACAATTTCGACGAAACCTTAAAAACGGTGAGTTGCCGAAACCACGTGAATATCGCGATGTAGGTACCCACTAGGCGACTAAGAATCCACCTTCTGATTGTTTTTACAGCGTACAAATGTACCTTCAGATGGTTGTTTACCTCTAAATGTCAGGGAAGTGTAAATATACAAATCCTAGCAATGCTTCAGCCGGCGTAGACGAGCATCCATTCATTAAACGTTACCTATTACGTCTAAAATCCTAAGACACACAATTGTGCTATCGCGATTTTCAAGGCGCTTAGGAAGAGTATTCCGGAGGAGAGTCTTGCTAGAAGAAAACCCCTTCCAAATATTATAAAATACAACTATCTTCGTCACACCTCGATCAACCTAAAAGATCTCGCAGGCTGACGGAAATATCGACGCTTCTTGATGTAACGCGGAAGGACGACGCAGGCGATGCTGAAGCGTACAGCACAAAAATGCGTACAAATGGCACCGCGGATATCAGCCCACGATACTCGACTTCAGCGAAACCGAAATGCAGATCTGGCGAATCAAGTAGCCAGATGAATCTTGAAAACAGGAAGACAACCTATTAAACCAAAAAATTAGCCAATCGCGCCCAAATTCCTCGTACAAACGATGTGGCGCGCGCGAGCGGCCCAAAGGCGAACAAAAGTTAATAGCCGGCAGAGGCCATGGCTGCTCTGCGGTCCAAACGTTGCCTGTATTGACGTGACAAAAAAAATTCCACCTGCAGGCCAGATCGCCGTAGGCCAAAAGTAGTACACCGAAGAAGCACACAGAATACTCCTGATGCGACCCTCACCCGTGGTAAAAGCGATGCGAAGCAGTAGAGGATATTCTTCTTGCCGAAAAAACGCAACTTTAACCGGTGAATCAATGATTCATCGAAAACGACATTACTTGTAACGACAGCCCCAAATCGACAGCACCCGCATGTCGACCACGCCACCGGTACAGCGAGAGAACGATTGATGAATCACCGGTATTATTACTGTTTTTCAAGTAAGCCTAACAAGAAGCGGTCCCCACCCCTGGAGCGTCAGCGCCCACCACTGTCACCGCGACGTCACGACACCACACATAAACATGCCACTGGCACGTGCATTGAATCGTATGCGACTATCGCATAAACAGTACAAACAAAGTGCTCCGAGTGCAACTATGTTTTACTCAATTTGCAGACTGCGAACACGCGGCCGCCACAGGTGCGGTCGACGCGAGGCTGCGCCGGACGACACCGGACGCATGATTTTTGTAAACGTTCCAGCGATCGAAACGCGGGGTGCAAAGGCATTTGCTAGCGTTTAGTTAAAATATGGCCACGTGGCGGATCAAAATCGGTCCGCAGGTCGTCGGACAACCAGTGCATCAACCCATGACGTATAGCATTAGCACAGCCAAGGTTACTCTAAAGTCTCAGTTGCGCCACGAAGGGCACAACTTGTCCAACAAAGCTACATAGGCTGCCTTCGCGGCCTCCTGCGCCATGCCGCGGACGCTGTCCCAGGCCTCCCACTTGTATTTCTGCTGCAATTGGAAGAAGCCCGGTTTGGCTATGTTACAGTCGCCAATCGTGGCCTGCTTGAAGTACTTGTAGAAAGACAGTTTATCTTCGTCGGTGGCGGTGAAGCCCGTGCCATTGGAGATGAATTTGACGGCGGCCTCGAAGAGAGTGTCCGACATTGTCACCAGGTCCCGTTCTCTTTGGTAATGTTGTCAGCTGAAGACGAGTGCGAAGAAGCTCGATCGGCGATGGTGCCAACGATACACACACGCGAAAGAAATGGCGGACGACACAGCGCGCAGAGCTGGGTGGCCCCCCAATGTGGATTGCCGAGCTCGTCACGATTCCACGTGGTCACAGCGGTCAAATACGCGCCGACAAACGTAAAACCTGTTCTACCTTATTTCCTTGTGCAAAGTGTGGCGGCGCAGATACTTGTTGTATTTCATGAGCTCCAGCCGCTCCGGGGTGTTCGCCTTGTTCTTAGACGTGTAATACCGCGACGGCTGCAAACCCAGCTTACGCGCCTCGGTACACTCTAGCGTAATCAACACGCGTGCACTCTTGCGTCGCTTAGCGCCAATCTCGAACCGCGTCGCTGCACAACGGTCAGATACGATTATACACACTAGCGGTGATATGAGCGGCATCAGCGCGCCCTGAGTCGCGCACACATAAAACAGATCGTCAACACTTACTTGGGCGGTCGTAGGCGTTCTGCCGGGCGCCTGGCGATAGCGGATTGAAGCACGTCGCGGAGCTCAGCGCGGCCAGCAGAAGGATGGAAATACACGCGTACAGGTGTCCCAAAACGCCCATAACATGGGAAGTGACTGGCGGAAAGCGGTGAATGCTAACCTCGACCAAACAATCTCCGCCACAAAATTATATCGGCACCAGGGCCACCTAAAGTAAACGTCCTTCACGACGCAGACACCCGCACATGGGCCTCAATGCGGCCTGTAGTGTTCTCCAATATTGATCTTCACCGCGTGAGGCGTTAGAATCCGCCACAGTTATCTCAAAGACGCTGGCACGGCCAACCGCCAAAATGCCGCCAATGAAACTCGACCTGGCGTCACAAATCGGCATATACAGGCAGAGAAATCTGCGAAAACTAGCTGAGCGCAGCGTACATAAACAGGAAGGTACGGTCGCGAAAACGATCTGCCGGCCTGTATCGGACCTGCTCGACGCGGTGCTCAGAGCCGGCGTCAGCGCTCTGCAGTGGGTGGGCTCGGAATCCAAGCCCGGAGGGTCTAGACAGGAGCCAGAAGGGAGAAACACGACGCCTGATGAGATGAGAGCAGCGAAGTTCGATCTGGATCGCGCTTTGAAGGCCCTAAGCAAGCTCAAGGGTGGCAACAATCGGCAGGTTAATGCGCAGCAACGAGCCACGTATTCGACAATGGCCAGCAGCAGAATGGGTAATCAGCACCAAAACGGTTATTAACGCGTTATAGCCGGCAGGCAAGCGGCCTCCGCAAGCAACATAACCAGACACATGGAGGGATTTACACGCTTTACCCAGTCTGCCGATGCCGCGTGCAGCAGTGCGTTGTTATACCGGCCGGACGCACAGACGCACCGCAGAAGATtttccagcagcagcaatgGTAAGCGGGCAACAGCGCCTCTCAACTGACATGAGTAGGCAGCCGCAAAATGAACCAAAACGCAGTGCCAGCTGACAGGTTCTCGAGGGTTGCCAACATCGCAGGTAGGAAGTGCAATTAAACGAAATAACGAATACAGGCCTCATGATTAATGTGGcatcgacgacggcgaAGCAGGCCGTGCAGCGCTACATGCAGGTGGGAGCCGAACGGCGATGGACGCTGACGACGGTGCAGGGAGAGAGGGGCAACGTCATACAGCAGGCAATGGCGAGCGACGAGAACGTGAAACTGCTCGTCGACTGCCTTTGCAAAATGCGGGGTGAGCACGGAAATGACAGCCTAATACGGCCCCAGGGACAGCGCTTAAGTTCGGCCAgctcctcagcctgcagtaTGGCATACTGCCGGAGAGCATCAGGAGAGCCCTCGTCGACGTCAGACACAGGGCCGACGTCATGCCTGAAGAGCAGGTCATACAGGTGTGCAAAACGATGCTGTGTGGCAAGGTGTGCAGATTCTCCGAAACGAGCTTGGAGACGGCTGGCGGGACAAGTTTGAGGTCTTCGACTTGCAGCCGATGGCCAGCGCTTCGCTGGGGCAGGTAGGCGTATCCTCCGGTGCGGCCAATGGGTGCAGGTGCACAGCGCAGTCACAAAGGACGGGAGACGAGTTTGCGTTAAAGTGCAATTTCCAGGCGTCGCCGACTCAATCGACAGCGATGTTGCAAACCTGATCTTCATATGCACCAAGACGAACCTCATACCCAAAAACTTCTTCATCAAACAGTTCGCAAGGGAGCTCAAGGTCGAACTCACGACGGAGTGCGACTACGGAAATGAAGCCAGCTTCTACAAAATATTCAAACAGCTGCAACTGGAGGGATTCTCTGTGCCCGATGTGATTGACGAGGTGTCAACCAGAAGGGTAATCACCACGGAATTTGTTCCAGGGGTGGGCGGATTCCATAGGATCTGACTCTGTGGCAGGTGCCGGTGGAAGACTGCAAGCACCTTCCGCAACACGTTAGGGATTCCATAGGAGACCGACTGTTGCGAATTTCGCTCTCAGAGTTGTTCATATTTGGTCTTATGAACACGGTAGGACGCACGGAAAGCACAAACACGCCATTTAGGACCCCAACCCCAGCAACTACCTCTACGACGAAAAGACGGATCTCATCGGGCTGATAGACTTCGGGTCATGTGGGTGGACACTGGCGTTAATGTGCGTGGAACGTGCTGCAGGCAGGTCGTTTAACCCAGAATTTGTAAGAGAGTACTCCAAGCTGGTACTCGCCTCAGTGGATGAGGTAAGCGCAGCACGCGCATCACACCATCGAAAACGCACGCAGGACACAGAAAAGATTGTATCGCTCTCAAGGTCGCTGGGGTTCCTCGGCGACGAGGACACGGATGAGATGGTGAGGCACCACGTGGAGTCCGTGCTCATAACCGGGGAGCCATTCCGCCATGACGGACGGTTCGACTTCAGAAAACACGACATCATACAACAGGTCAGGTGCCTATAAGAATTAACATATAGTCCGACAGTGCCGAGAAAAGGCGTCAATCATTCTCAAAATTCGAAAGCAACCGCCGCCTCCGGAGGTATACTCACTACACAGAAAGCTGGCCGGGTGTTACGTAATCTGCCAGCTTCT is from Babesia bigemina genome assembly Bbig001, chromosome : IV and encodes:
- a CDS encoding ABC1family protein, putative, translating into MNQNAVPADRFSRVANIAGLMINVASTTAKQAVQRYMQVGAERRWTLTTVQGERGNVIQQAMASDENVKLLVDCLCKMRGTALKFGQLLSLQYGILPESIRRALVDVRHRADVMPEEQVIQILRNELGDGWRDKFEVFDLQPMASASLGQVHSAVTKDGRRVCVKVQFPGVADSIDSDVANLIFICTKTNLIPKNFFIKQFARELKVELTTECDYGNEASFYKIFKQLQLEGFSVPDVIDEVSTRRVITTEFVPGVPVEDCKHLPQHVRDSIGDRLLRISLSELFIFGLMNTDPNPSNYLYDEKTDLIGLIDFGSCRSFNPEFVREYSKLVLASVDEDTEKIVSLSRSLGFLGDEDTDEMVRHHVESVLITGEPFRHDGRFDFRKHDIIQQCREKASIILKIRKQPPPPEVYSLHRKLAGCYVICQLLGAHVDAKSIFETISQAL
- a CDS encoding 50S ribosomal protein L33, putative — its product is MGVLGHLYACISILLLAALSSATCFNPLSPGARQNAYDRPTTRFEIGAKRRKSARVLITLECTEARKLGLQPSRYYTSKNKANTPERLELMKYNKYLRRHTLHKEIR
- a CDS encoding acyl CoA binding protein, putative; protein product: MSDTLFEAAVKFISNGTGFTATDEDKLSFYKYFKQATIGDCNIAKPGFFQLQQKYKWEAWDSVRGMAQEAAKAAYVALLDKLCPSWRN